A stretch of the Mycolicibacterium celeriflavum genome encodes the following:
- the glnX gene encoding protein kinase G-activating protein GlnX yields the protein MTVELAHPSTEPLASRSPATPAHQRWWFLWTTPGRILTIGVVLSALVIASAFATSTTINDRQQALTTVLNHTEPLAFAAGQLYTTLSVADAAAATAFIAGAEPRDVRHRYEQAITDASVAVTRASSGLTDEELVQLLGRVNAELSMYTGLVETARTNNRSGNPVGSSYLSEASALMQTQILPSAQRLYEETSARVDAETSASTRIPGPVILVVLATLLFGVFANRWLARRARRRINIGFVAGGLAVLIMLIWVGTALIISTADSRSAKDTAAESLKTITNLAITAQQARADETLSLIRRGDEEVRKQSYYQRIDMMQQQLSEYLARDDAIDKTDLAEAEQLLKKWRAADDRINAYIGVGNYQAATQVALGTGEDDSTPAFNKLDEALSKGIEESRNQLRNDIINAHRVLSGATVGAAVLSVVAAIAVALGLWPRLSEYR from the coding sequence GTGACTGTGGAGTTGGCGCACCCGTCGACGGAGCCGCTCGCCTCGCGGTCACCGGCAACACCGGCGCACCAACGCTGGTGGTTTCTGTGGACCACTCCCGGCCGGATCCTGACCATCGGGGTGGTGCTCTCCGCGCTCGTCATCGCCAGCGCATTCGCCACCTCGACGACGATCAACGACCGCCAGCAGGCGCTGACCACGGTGCTCAACCACACCGAGCCGCTGGCGTTCGCCGCCGGACAGCTGTACACGACACTCTCCGTGGCCGACGCCGCCGCGGCTACGGCGTTCATCGCCGGCGCGGAGCCCCGCGACGTCCGGCACCGCTACGAACAGGCGATCACCGACGCGTCGGTCGCCGTGACACGGGCGTCGAGCGGGCTCACCGACGAGGAGCTGGTGCAGTTGCTCGGCCGGGTCAACGCCGAGCTGTCGATGTACACGGGTCTGGTCGAGACCGCGCGCACCAACAACCGGTCGGGCAATCCGGTCGGCTCGTCCTACCTGTCCGAGGCGTCGGCGTTGATGCAGACCCAGATCCTGCCCAGCGCGCAACGGCTCTACGAGGAGACCTCGGCACGGGTGGACGCCGAGACCAGCGCATCGACCCGGATCCCGGGTCCGGTCATTCTCGTGGTCCTGGCGACGCTGTTGTTCGGCGTGTTCGCCAACCGCTGGCTGGCCCGCCGCGCCCGCAGGAGGATCAACATCGGCTTCGTCGCGGGCGGCCTGGCGGTGCTGATCATGTTGATCTGGGTGGGAACGGCGCTGATCATCTCGACCGCCGACAGCCGCAGCGCAAAGGACACCGCCGCGGAGTCCCTGAAGACCATCACGAACCTCGCCATCACCGCCCAGCAGGCGCGCGCCGACGAGACGCTCTCGTTGATCCGGCGCGGCGACGAGGAGGTGCGCAAGCAGTCCTACTACCAACGCATCGACATGATGCAGCAGCAGCTTTCGGAATACCTGGCTCGTGACGACGCCATCGACAAGACCGATCTCGCCGAGGCCGAGCAACTGTTGAAGAAGTGGCGCGCCGCAGACGACCGGATCAACGCCTACATCGGCGTCGGTAACTACCAGGCCGCGACGCAGGTGGCGTTGGGCACCGGCGAGGACGACTCCACGCCGGCGTTCAACAAGCTCGACGAGGCGCTGAGCAAGGGCATCGAGGAGAGCCGGAACCAGTTGCGCAACGACATCATCAACGCTCACCGGGTGTTGTCCGGCGCGACCGTCGGCGCCGCGGTGCTCAGCGTCGTCGCGGCCATCGCGGTGGCGCTGGGGCTCTGGCCGAGGTTGAGTGAGTACCGGTGA
- a CDS encoding serine/threonine-protein kinase PknG has product MSETQREELDEGPGTQPASFDDMGMDSASTVRPMATQAVFRPQFDDDSEGGSVGTGDTEPQDHTTTTRALSRTRRLGGGLVEIPRVPAKDPLGALMSNPVVAESKRFCWNCGRPVGRSGGGKRAQSEGWCPHCGSAYSFLPQLNPGDMVADQYEIKGCIAHGGLGWVYLAFDHNVNERPVVLKGLVHSGDAEAQKIAMAERQFLAEVTHPGIVKIYNFVEHEDKHGNPVGYIVMEYVGGTSLKQAKGEKLPVAQAIGYMLEILPALGYLHSIGLTYNDLKPENIMITEEQLKLIDLGAVSTINSFGYLYGTPGYQAPEIVRTGPTVATDIYTVGRTLAALTLNLRTRKGRYVEGLPEDDPVLAEYDSFGRALRRAIDPDPRRRFGSADEMSGQLLGVLREVVARDTGSPKPGLSTVFSPARSTFGIDLLVAHTDVYLDGQVHSERLTAQEIVKALPVPLVDPTDVGAAVLSASVLSQPVQTLDQLRAARHGALESEGIDLSDSVELPLMEARALLDLGDVAKATRKLDDLAERVGWSWRLVWFKAVSELLTADYESATKHFTEVLDTMPGELAPKLALAATAELAGGALQQAPAGKFYNTVWSTDNGVISAGFGLARAQSAAGERDAAVKTLDKVPAMSRHFTTARLTSAVTLLSGRSSSEITEQQIRDAARRVEALPDTEPRVLQIRALVLGTAMDWLADNTASTNHILGFPFTEHGLALGVESSLRALARVAPTQAHRYALVDLANSVRPTSTF; this is encoded by the coding sequence ATGTCCGAGACGCAGCGCGAAGAGCTCGACGAGGGGCCGGGCACACAACCGGCGAGCTTCGACGACATGGGCATGGACTCGGCGTCGACCGTCCGGCCGATGGCCACCCAGGCGGTGTTCCGGCCGCAGTTCGACGACGACTCCGAGGGCGGCTCGGTGGGCACCGGCGACACCGAGCCGCAGGACCACACCACGACGACGAGGGCGTTGTCGCGGACGCGCCGCCTCGGCGGCGGCCTGGTGGAGATTCCGCGGGTGCCGGCCAAGGACCCGCTCGGAGCGCTGATGTCCAACCCGGTGGTCGCCGAGTCGAAACGGTTCTGCTGGAACTGTGGACGTCCCGTCGGTCGCTCCGGCGGCGGTAAACGCGCCCAGTCGGAAGGCTGGTGCCCGCACTGCGGTAGCGCGTACTCCTTTCTGCCACAGCTGAATCCGGGTGACATGGTCGCCGACCAGTACGAGATCAAAGGCTGCATCGCGCACGGCGGACTGGGCTGGGTGTACCTGGCGTTCGACCACAACGTCAACGAGCGGCCCGTCGTGCTCAAGGGTTTGGTGCACTCCGGCGACGCCGAGGCGCAGAAGATCGCGATGGCCGAACGGCAGTTCCTCGCCGAGGTGACCCATCCCGGCATCGTGAAGATCTACAACTTCGTCGAGCACGAGGACAAGCACGGCAACCCCGTCGGCTACATCGTGATGGAGTACGTCGGCGGCACCTCGCTCAAACAGGCTAAGGGCGAGAAGCTGCCCGTCGCCCAGGCGATCGGCTACATGCTCGAGATCCTGCCCGCGCTGGGCTATCTGCACTCGATCGGGTTGACCTACAACGATCTCAAGCCCGAGAACATCATGATCACCGAGGAACAGCTCAAGCTGATCGACCTCGGCGCGGTGTCCACGATCAACTCGTTCGGCTACCTCTACGGCACCCCGGGATACCAGGCGCCCGAGATCGTGCGCACCGGGCCCACGGTGGCCACCGACATCTACACCGTCGGGCGCACCCTCGCCGCGCTGACACTCAACTTGCGCACCCGCAAGGGCCGCTACGTCGAGGGGTTGCCCGAGGACGATCCGGTGCTCGCCGAGTACGACTCGTTCGGCCGCGCCCTGCGCCGGGCCATCGACCCGGACCCGCGGCGCCGGTTCGGCAGTGCGGACGAGATGTCGGGCCAGCTGCTCGGCGTGCTGCGCGAAGTCGTGGCGCGCGACACCGGTTCGCCGAAACCCGGTCTGTCGACGGTCTTCTCGCCCGCCCGGTCCACGTTCGGCATCGATCTGCTGGTCGCCCACACCGACGTGTATCTCGACGGGCAGGTCCATTCGGAACGGTTGACCGCCCAGGAGATCGTCAAGGCGCTGCCGGTCCCGCTGGTGGACCCGACCGATGTCGGCGCGGCGGTGTTGTCGGCCAGCGTGTTGAGCCAGCCCGTCCAGACGCTCGACCAGCTGCGGGCGGCTCGGCACGGGGCGCTGGAGTCCGAGGGCATCGATCTGTCCGACTCGGTCGAGCTGCCGTTGATGGAGGCGCGCGCGCTGCTGGACCTCGGCGACGTCGCCAAGGCCACCCGAAAGCTCGACGACCTGGCCGAGCGCGTGGGCTGGTCCTGGCGGCTGGTCTGGTTCAAGGCGGTATCCGAGCTGCTGACCGCCGACTACGAGTCGGCCACAAAGCATTTCACCGAGGTCCTGGACACCATGCCCGGTGAGCTGGCGCCGAAGTTGGCCCTGGCGGCGACGGCTGAACTGGCCGGCGGCGCCCTCCAGCAGGCCCCCGCGGGCAAGTTCTACAACACGGTGTGGTCGACCGACAACGGGGTGATCTCGGCGGGTTTCGGACTGGCCCGCGCGCAATCTGCGGCCGGTGAGCGGGACGCCGCCGTGAAGACGCTGGACAAGGTGCCGGCGATGTCGCGGCATTTCACCACGGCACGGCTGACCAGCGCGGTCACGCTGCTCTCGGGCCGGTCGTCGAGCGAGATCACCGAGCAGCAGATCCGCGATGCCGCCCGCCGCGTGGAGGCGCTGCCCGACACCGAACCGCGGGTGTTGCAGATCCGGGCGCTGGTGCTGGGCACCGCGATGGACTGGCTGGCCGACAACACCGCGAGCACCAACCACATCCTCGGGTTCCCGTTCACCGAGCACGGGCTGGCGCTCGGCGTGGAGTCGTCGCTTCGCGCCCTGGCCCGCGTGGCCCCCACCCAGGCACACCGCTACGCGTTGGTGGACCTCGCCAACAGCGTCCGCCCGACGAGCACGTTCTAG
- a CDS encoding STAS domain-containing protein, whose product MFRPDPRSFDRCEHHHRASFSASHRNGSTVLVTVDGELDATNSRALAGYVEGQIAGTRRLVIDLRLVDFFGTAGFAALHYINVICSRYGIDWEVRCGRQVRRLLAICDPAGELPLDKPRSLLDEVGAGAGDRELLISGNH is encoded by the coding sequence GTGTTCCGACCGGATCCCCGGTCGTTCGATCGGTGCGAACACCACCACCGCGCCAGCTTCTCCGCGTCTCACCGAAACGGTTCGACGGTCCTCGTGACGGTCGACGGAGAACTCGATGCGACCAACAGTCGCGCCCTCGCCGGATACGTGGAAGGACAGATCGCGGGCACCAGACGCCTGGTGATCGACCTTCGGCTCGTCGACTTCTTCGGCACGGCGGGGTTCGCCGCCCTGCACTACATCAACGTCATCTGTTCGCGGTACGGGATCGACTGGGAGGTGCGTTGCGGCAGGCAGGTGCGCCGGCTGCTGGCCATCTGCGATCCGGCGGGCGAGCTGCCGCTCGACAAGCCGCGCTCACTGCTCGACGAGGTGGGTGCAGGCGCGGGCGATCGCGAGCTCCTCATCAGTGGGAACCACTAG
- the pta gene encoding phosphate acetyltransferase codes for MPADPVSEPLSSRERSSAIYVASPEGDTGKSTVALGILHRLTATVAKVGVFRPITRLGEDRDYILELLLEHSTAGLSYDDSVGVGYEQLHDNPDGALADIVDRYHRVADRCDAVLIVGSDYTDVAAPSELSTNARIAANLGAPVVLAVKAKDRTPEQVAHIVDICLGEIAAQHAHTAAVVANRCDPAQLSAVTDALKGFEPKCYALPEEPLLVAPSVTELQQAVEGTLLSGDPALLSREAMDLMVAGMTAERVLERLTEGVAVIAAGDRSDVVLALASAHAAEGFPSLSCIILNGGLELHPAIAALVSGLGLRLPIIATEFRTFETASRVASARGRVTAASVRKIDTALALMEAHVDTRELLAQLAIPIPAVVTPQMFTYKLLDWARSDRKHIVLPEGDDDRILTAAGRLLHRGVADLTILGDESQIRPRAAELGVDISGATVLNPQTSDLCDKFAEQYAELRKHKGVTVEQARETIHDVSYFGTMLVYNDMVDGMVSGARHTTAHTVRPAFEIIKTLPDVETVSSIFLMCLADRVLAYGDCAIVPDPTSEQLADIAISSARTAASFGIEPRVAMLSYSTGTSGAGAEVEKVRAATELVIAREPDLLVDGPIQYDAAVEPSVAKSKMPESKVAGRATVLIFPDLNTGNNTYKAVQRSAGAIAIGPVLQGLKKPVNDLSRGALVEDIVNTVAITAIQAQTL; via the coding sequence GTGCCCGCCGATCCCGTCTCGGAGCCGTTGTCTTCGCGCGAGCGCTCATCCGCCATTTACGTGGCATCGCCCGAAGGGGACACCGGCAAGTCGACGGTCGCGCTGGGCATCCTGCACCGGTTGACGGCCACGGTGGCCAAAGTCGGTGTCTTCCGGCCGATCACCCGGCTCGGCGAGGACCGGGATTACATCCTCGAGCTGCTACTCGAGCACAGCACCGCCGGACTGTCCTACGACGACAGCGTGGGCGTCGGCTACGAGCAGCTGCACGACAACCCCGACGGCGCACTGGCCGACATCGTCGACCGGTACCACCGGGTGGCCGACCGCTGCGACGCAGTGTTGATCGTCGGCAGCGACTACACCGACGTCGCCGCGCCCAGCGAGCTGTCGACCAATGCGCGTATCGCGGCCAACCTCGGCGCCCCGGTGGTGCTGGCGGTGAAGGCCAAGGACCGCACTCCCGAGCAGGTCGCCCACATCGTCGACATCTGCCTGGGCGAGATCGCCGCCCAGCATGCGCACACCGCGGCGGTCGTCGCCAACCGCTGCGATCCCGCTCAACTGTCCGCGGTGACCGACGCGCTGAAGGGCTTCGAGCCCAAGTGCTACGCGCTGCCGGAGGAGCCGCTGCTGGTCGCGCCCTCGGTCACCGAACTGCAGCAGGCGGTGGAAGGCACGTTGCTCAGCGGTGATCCGGCGCTGCTGTCGCGTGAGGCGATGGATCTGATGGTCGCAGGGATGACCGCCGAACGGGTGCTCGAGCGACTCACCGAGGGCGTCGCCGTCATCGCGGCGGGTGACCGGTCCGACGTCGTGCTCGCGTTGGCCAGCGCCCATGCCGCCGAAGGCTTTCCGTCACTGTCCTGCATCATCCTCAACGGCGGGCTGGAACTGCATCCGGCGATCGCCGCGCTGGTGTCGGGCCTGGGGTTGCGGTTACCGATCATCGCCACCGAGTTTCGAACGTTCGAGACGGCGAGCCGGGTGGCATCGGCCCGCGGCCGGGTGACGGCGGCCTCGGTTCGCAAGATCGACACGGCGCTGGCGCTGATGGAGGCGCACGTCGACACCCGAGAACTGCTTGCGCAGCTGGCGATCCCGATCCCGGCGGTGGTCACCCCGCAGATGTTCACCTACAAGTTGCTGGACTGGGCCCGGTCCGACCGTAAACACATCGTGCTGCCCGAGGGCGACGACGACCGCATCCTGACCGCCGCGGGCCGACTGCTGCACCGCGGCGTCGCCGACCTGACGATCCTTGGCGACGAGTCGCAGATCCGTCCCCGCGCAGCCGAACTGGGCGTCGACATCTCCGGCGCCACCGTGCTCAACCCGCAGACCAGCGACTTGTGTGACAAGTTCGCCGAACAGTACGCCGAACTGCGAAAGCACAAGGGCGTCACCGTCGAACAGGCCCGCGAGACCATCCACGACGTCTCGTATTTCGGCACCATGCTGGTCTACAACGACATGGTCGACGGCATGGTCTCCGGGGCGCGGCACACCACCGCGCACACGGTGCGGCCGGCATTCGAGATCATCAAGACGCTGCCCGACGTCGAGACGGTGTCGAGCATCTTCCTGATGTGTTTGGCCGACCGGGTGCTGGCCTACGGCGACTGCGCGATCGTGCCGGACCCGACGTCGGAGCAACTGGCCGACATCGCGATCTCGTCGGCACGCACCGCGGCCAGCTTCGGAATCGAACCACGGGTCGCGATGCTGTCCTACTCGACGGGCACCAGCGGGGCCGGCGCAGAAGTCGAGAAGGTCCGAGCGGCTACGGAATTGGTGATAGCGCGGGAGCCGGACCTGCTTGTCGACGGGCCGATCCAGTACGACGCTGCGGTGGAACCGTCGGTGGCCAAGTCGAAGATGCCGGAGTCGAAGGTGGCCGGCCGCGCGACGGTGCTGATCTTCCCCGACCTCAACACCGGTAACAACACCTACAAGGCGGTGCAGCGCAGCGCGGGCGCGATCGCGATCGGACCGGTGCTGCAGGGGCTGAAGAAACCCGTCAACGACCTCTCACGCGGGGCGTTGGTGGAGGACATCGTCAACACCGTCGCGATCACGGCCATCCAGGCGCAGACACTCTGA
- a CDS encoding acetate kinase has protein sequence MARSVLVLNSGSSSLKYAVVEPDSENMVVDGIVERIGEGQVRDHAEALQKAFDQMAESGQRLDTLGLVAVGHRVVHGGPDIYRPTLIDDALVAEIDELSALAPLHNPPALLGIEEARKALPDLPHVAVFDTAFFHDLPPAAATYAIDRDVAAQWQIRRYGFHGTSHQYVSEQAAAYLGKPLESLRQIVLHLGNGASASAIVGGRPVDTSMGLTPMEGLVMGTRSGDIDPGVLVYLWRTANMGVEDIEKMLNRRSGVLGLGGEIDFRILHQRIESGDTAAQLAYDVYIHRLRKYIGAYLALLGSVDVITFTAGVGENDAAVRRDALSGLAPLGIELDERLNASPEKTARRISADSSPTTVLVVPTDEELAIARACTHLVEQ, from the coding sequence ATGGCCCGCAGCGTGCTGGTGCTCAACTCGGGTTCGTCCTCGCTCAAATACGCCGTTGTCGAACCAGATTCAGAAAACATGGTGGTGGACGGCATCGTCGAACGGATCGGTGAGGGTCAGGTCCGCGACCACGCCGAGGCGCTGCAGAAGGCGTTCGACCAGATGGCGGAGTCAGGGCAGCGGCTCGACACGCTCGGGCTCGTCGCCGTCGGCCACCGGGTCGTGCACGGTGGTCCGGACATCTATCGGCCGACGCTCATCGACGACGCGCTGGTCGCCGAGATCGACGAGTTGTCCGCCCTTGCGCCCCTGCACAATCCGCCCGCACTGTTGGGTATCGAGGAGGCCCGCAAGGCGCTGCCCGACCTGCCCCATGTCGCGGTCTTCGACACCGCGTTCTTCCACGATCTGCCGCCTGCGGCCGCGACGTACGCGATCGACCGTGACGTTGCCGCGCAGTGGCAGATCCGTCGATACGGCTTCCACGGCACGTCGCACCAGTACGTCAGCGAACAGGCCGCCGCGTATCTGGGGAAGCCGCTGGAGTCGTTGCGCCAGATCGTGCTGCACCTGGGCAACGGCGCATCGGCTTCCGCCATCGTCGGTGGGCGCCCGGTGGACACCTCGATGGGATTGACTCCGATGGAGGGGCTGGTGATGGGCACCCGGTCCGGAGACATCGATCCCGGTGTGCTGGTGTACCTGTGGCGCACCGCGAACATGGGTGTCGAGGACATCGAGAAGATGCTCAACCGCCGCTCCGGCGTACTCGGGCTCGGCGGTGAGATCGACTTCCGGATCCTGCATCAGCGCATCGAATCCGGTGATACGGCAGCACAATTGGCCTACGACGTGTACATCCACCGACTGCGCAAGTACATCGGTGCGTACCTGGCGCTGCTGGGCTCCGTCGACGTCATCACGTTCACGGCTGGAGTCGGCGAGAACGATGCGGCGGTGCGTCGCGACGCGCTGAGCGGGCTGGCGCCGTTGGGAATCGAACTTGACGAACGGCTCAACGCGAGCCCCGAAAAGACCGCCCGGCGTATCTCGGCCGACAGTTCTCCGACGACGGTGCTAGTGGTTCCCACTGATGAGGAGCTCGCGATCGCCCGCGCCTGCACCCACCTCGTCGAGCAGTGA
- a CDS encoding glutamate ABC transporter substrate-binding protein — protein MLKLFGILVSAALVLSGCGQAASVTSTPSVTLAPPTPAGMEELPPRPVSPPDESEDECNRTASLRPFNTKAEADAAVADIRARGRLVVGLDIGSNLFSFRDPITGQVTGFDVDIAGEIARDIFGTPSQVEFRILSSADRIAALQNNQVDVVVKTMTITCERKKVVGFSTVYLTANQRILAPRDSTIRQASDLSGRRVCVAKGTTSLQRIQQITPSPIIVGVVTWADCLVALQQRQVDAVSTDDSILAGLVSQDPYLHIVGPSLNEEPYGIGINRENTGLIRFVNGTLERIRRDGTWNTLYRKWLTVLGPAPAPPVARYSD, from the coding sequence ATGCTCAAGCTCTTCGGGATCCTCGTCAGCGCCGCACTGGTGCTCTCCGGTTGCGGGCAGGCGGCGTCGGTGACGTCGACGCCCAGTGTCACGCTGGCGCCGCCGACCCCGGCGGGCATGGAGGAGCTGCCACCCCGGCCGGTGAGCCCGCCGGACGAATCCGAGGACGAGTGCAACCGCACGGCGAGCCTGCGACCGTTCAACACCAAAGCCGAGGCCGATGCAGCGGTCGCAGACATCCGCGCGCGCGGGCGGTTGGTCGTCGGGCTGGACATCGGCAGCAACCTGTTCTCGTTCCGCGACCCGATCACCGGTCAGGTCACCGGATTCGACGTCGACATCGCCGGTGAGATCGCGCGCGACATCTTCGGCACCCCGTCCCAGGTGGAGTTCCGCATCCTGTCGTCGGCCGACCGTATCGCGGCCCTGCAGAACAACCAGGTCGACGTCGTCGTCAAGACCATGACGATCACCTGCGAACGCAAGAAGGTGGTCGGCTTCTCCACCGTCTACCTGACTGCCAATCAGCGCATCCTCGCACCCCGCGACTCGACGATCCGGCAGGCGTCGGACCTGTCGGGCCGGCGGGTGTGCGTCGCCAAGGGCACGACGTCGCTGCAGCGGATCCAGCAGATCACGCCGTCACCGATCATCGTCGGGGTGGTGACGTGGGCCGACTGTCTGGTGGCGCTGCAGCAGCGGCAGGTCGACGCGGTCAGCACCGACGACTCGATCCTGGCCGGTCTGGTGTCACAGGATCCGTATCTGCACATCGTCGGGCCGAGCCTCAACGAGGAGCCCTACGGCATCGGGATCAACCGCGAGAACACCGGATTGATCCGCTTCGTCAACGGCACGCTCGAACGTATCCGCCGCGACGGCACGTGGAACACGTTGTACCGCAAGTGGCTCACGGTGCTCGGCCCCGCGCCCGCGCCGCCGGTTGCGAGGTACTCCGACTGA